The Setaria italica strain Yugu1 chromosome IX, Setaria_italica_v2.0, whole genome shotgun sequence genome has a window encoding:
- the LOC101755395 gene encoding protein argonaute 12 produces the protein MYTRGGGGGGRRGGRVDQGDGRGGGGGAGAGRGRGRGAAADLGAHPTDGARGGGGGRGDRGVAAAPGAAQRGAHFQPPHPAAGARRGGYPGVAQGRGQQVASPAPTPTPVEVEVLRRQVERKVVVSQAPGGPREGPSSSPAQRQAPAPGLAPAAAARPQMQANAPGRLAQPAAAGSPSPLPARAPAPAPGQVAVPAPAGSSSSFPARAPAAPGHSAAAAPRLEMQGKAPVQTTQMALAAPAGSLPPTSSKALVLPPLWSVSSILITQVAITPESASRARNRWIINELVNLHKEHLDGRLPVYDGRKALFTAGPLPFRAKEFVLMLTNPERAGQGEKEYKVVIKDAAKIDMYSLQQFLAGRQREMPQEIIQALDIALRECPATRYTSISRSFFSSQEFGPGGLLGNGVECWRGYYQSLRPTQMGLSLNIDVSATAFYKAQPVIDFTVEYLNINASKRLSDQERIKLKKALKGVRVETTHRRGISIRYKITGLTSAPLNDLTFDQDGIRVSVVQYFRQQYNYSLKYTHWPCLQAGNASRPTYLPMEVCNIAKGQRYTSKLNEHQVRNILRLACERPAQREERTLGVLKKNNYTADDYAGEFGIKVNQQLALVDARVLPAPKLKYHDSGKEKVCNPSVGQWNMINKRMVDGGSIKHWACLTFASRINPNEIGRFCGDLVMMCNSIGMQVNTQPCVQIKKARQDDVEAAIRDIHGHSSQVLAQKGLTGQHLELLIIILPDMSGSYGMIKKLCETELGVITQCCAPKNVMKGGKQFLENLALKINAKVGGRNTVLEDALNRRIPLLTDVPTIVFGADVTHPPPGEGLAPSIAAVVASMDWPQVTKYKCLVSSQGHRVEIINDLFTEVRDPVKGIVRGGMIRDLLVSFKKSTGHKPCRIIFYRDGVSEGQFSQVLLYEMDAIRKACASLEEGYLPKVTFVVVQKRHHTRLFPENHRDRDQTDRSGNILPGTVVDTTICHPSEFDFYLCSHSGIQGTSRPAHYHVLFDENGFSADALQTLTYNLCYTYARCTRSVSIVPPAYYAHLGAFRARHYIEDDISEQGSSTGTSRTYDQSVPVKQLPRIKEKVQQFMFYC, from the exons ATGTAcacgcgcggcggaggcggcggcggccggcgcggaggccgggtCGACCAGGGAGACGGccgtggaggaggcggtggcgccggcgcgggccgtGGGCGCGGCCGTGGGGCCGCCGCGGACCTCGGCGCTCACCCTACCGACGGCGCGCGCGGAGGGGGTGGTGGCCGTGGTGATCGCGGAGTTGCTGCGGCGCCGGGCGCTGCCCAGAGAGGGGCCCACTTCCAGCCCCCGCATCCGGCGGCCGGGGCCAGGAGAGGTGGCTACCCTGGCGTGGCTCAGGGGCGCGGGCAGCAggtggcctcgccggcgccgacgccgacgcctgtgGAGGTTGAGGTGCTGAGGCGCCAGGTGGAGAGGAAGGTGGTAGTGTCACAGGCGCCGGGGGGGCCGCGCGAGGGCCCGTCGTCGTCCCCAGCGCAGAGGCAGGCTCCGGCGCCGGGTCTagcgcctgcggcggcggcgcgaccgcAGATGCAAGCGAATGCGCCGGGCCGGCTGGCGCAGCCGGCGGCTGCTGGGAGCCCATCGCCGCTCCCAGCACgggcgccagcgccggcgccgggtcaGGTGGCCGTGCCGGCGCCTGCAGGGAGCTCATCGTCGTTCCCAgcacgggcgccggcggcgccgggtcattcggctgcggctgcgccgcGACTGGAGATGCAAGGGAAGGCACCGGTTCAGACGACACAGATGGCGCTGGCGGCGCCTGCAGGGAGCCTGCCTCCGACGTCTAGCAAGGCGCTGGTGCTCCCCCCGC TGTGGTCGGTATCTTCAATTCTTATTACACAGGTAGCGATCACTCCTGAATCGGCCTCACGGGCAAGAAACAGATGGATCATCAACGAGCTCGTGAACCTGCACAAGGAGCACTTGGACGGGCGGCTTCCTGTTTATGATGGAAGGAAAGCCCTATTCACAGCAGGCCCACTGCCATTCAGAGCGAAGGAATTTGTGCTCATGCTAACAAACCCTGAGAGGGCAGGCCAGGG GGAGAAAGAGTACAAGGTGGTGATCAAGGACGCCGCCAAAATTGATATGTACAGCCTTCAGCAGTTCTTAGCTGGTAGGCAGAGGGAAATGCCACAGGAGATTATCCAGGCTCTTGATATCGCCCTAAGGGAATGCCCAGCTACTAG GTATACATCAATCTCTAGATCATTCTTCTCATCACAAGAATTTGGACCTGGTGGACTGCTCGGAAATGGTGTCGAATGCTGGAGGGGTTACTATCAGAGCCTACGCCCTACACAGATGGGCCTATCACTTAATATTG ATGTTTCTGCGACCGCATTTTACAAGGCTCAACCTGTTATAGACTTCACAGTTGAGTATCTCAACATCAATGCTTCAAAGCGTTTGTCTGATCAGGAACGCATAAAA CTGAAGAAAGCACTTAAGGGTGTCCGGGTCGAGACCACGCATCGCCGTGGTATATCCATACGTTACAAGATTACAGGGCTAACCTCAGCTCCATTGAATGATTTGAC GTTTGATCAAGATGGCATAAGGGTATCTGTTGTGCAATACTTCAGACAGCAATATAATTACTCACTGAAATACACTCACTGGCCGTGCCTTCAAGCTGGCAATGCTAGCAGACCGACCTATTTACCTATGGAG GTTTGCAACATAGCTAAGGGACAACGCTACACAAGTAAGCTGAATGAGCATCAAGTCAGAAATATCTTGAGGTTGGCTTGTGAGCGACCAGcacagagggaggagaggactTTGGGG GTACTCAAGAAGAACAACTATACCGCTGATGATTATGCAGGAGAATTTGGCATTAAGGTGAACCAGCAACTTGCCTTGGTTGATGCTCGTGTGCTTCCAGCTCCAAAG CTTAAATACCATGACTCTGGAAAAGAAAAGGTCTGTAATCCTTCCGTTGGCCAGTGGAACATGATTAACAAG agAATGGTTGATGGAGGATCCATCAAACACTGGGCATGTCTAACTTTTGCCTCTCGTATCAATCCAAATGAGATTGGGAGGTTTTGTGGGGATCTTGTAATGATGTGCAATAGCATTGGCATG CAAGTGAATACCCAACCGTGTGTACAAATCAAAAAAGCACGCCAAGATGATGTAGAAGCTGCAATCAGAGATATCCATGGACATTCTTCACAAGTGCTTGCTCAAAAAGGTCTAACTGGGCAACATCTTGAGTTACTCATCATAATTTTACCTGATATGAGTGGTTCTTATG GAATGATTAAAAAACTTTGTGAAACTGAGCTTGGTGTGATAACTCAGTGTTGCGCACCTAAGAATGTTATGAAAGGAGGAAAACAGTTTCTTGAAAATCTTGCCCTAAAAATCAATGCTAAG GTTGGAGGGAGGAACACAGTGCTTGAAGATGCTCTGAACAGGAGAATACCACTTCTGACAGATGTTCCTACAATAGTCTTTGGGGCTGATGTTACCCATCCACCTCCTGGTGAGGGCTTGGCTCCATCTATTGCAGCG GTTGTTGCATCCATGGATTGGCCACAAGTTACTAAGTACAAATGCCTGGTATCTTCACAAGGGCATAGGGTCGAAATCATAAATGACCTTTTCACAGAAGTGAGAGATCCAGTGAAGGGCATTGTCAGAGGTGGAATGATTAG GGATTTGCTTGTATCATTCAAAAAATCAACTGGCCATAAGCCTTGCAGGATAATATTCTATCG AGATGGTGTTAGTGAAGGGCAGTTCAGCCAAGTCTTGCTTTATGAAATGGATGCTATTCGGAAG gcatgtgcaagtttggaggAGGGCTATCTTCCAAAGGTCACATTTGTTGTTGTGCAAAAGAGGCATCATACCCGCCTGTTTCCTGAAAATCATCGTGATAGAGATCAGACGGACAGGAGTGGAAACATCCTACCTG GGACGGTTGTTGACACAACAATCTGCCATCCCAGCGAGTTTGATTTTTACCTCTGTAGCCATTCTGGTATTCAG GGAACAAGCCGCCCAGCACACTATCATGTTCTTTTCGACGAAAATGGTTTCTCTGCTGATGCATTGCAAACCTTAACTTACAACCTGTGCTACAC CTATGCCCGGTGCACTCGTTCAGTCTCTATAG TTCCTCCAGCGTACTATGCGCACCTGGGTGCGTTCCGTGCGCGCCACTACATAGAGGACGACATTTCTGAGCAGGGCTCATCGACAGGGACGTCACGGACGTATGATCAATCTGTCCCAGTGAAGCAACTCCCCCGAATTAAGGAAAAAGTCCAGCAGTTCATGTTCTACTGCTAG